A stretch of the Sulfuritortus calidifontis genome encodes the following:
- a CDS encoding DUF2201 family putative metallopeptidase, whose amino-acid sequence MSQDTSAIETKLAAARTRLILDKPFLGSLVMHLPLKAADPKWCKTTATDARAFYYNADYIARLTLEQTQFVLAHEAMHCALSHFARRNHRQKHRWDVACDYAVNMILDDERMPPPDEALMNAAYRGLTAEEIYPLLHEDPPEETMDQHLFDQENDTPPQSEGEPEGRDTGAGEPREAQSGETEGEQDTGSQGGSQGRDKNDQPGQGQQAQAQESQDSGEAQSDLQEQPPPPPMDPDKLSEQWKSRLAAAAQAARQAGKLSASLMRFVDNLLAPQLPWRALLARYMMNAARDDYSFQRTSRREGEALMPRLYSQSVNVVVALDTSGSVTDEELREFLAEIDALKGQVRAEITLHACDDKLAEAGPWRYAMWEPVTLPAEVAGGGGTDFRPVFDWVNRDRLSPDLLVYFTDAEGAFPEQAPPYPVVWLVKGKAPVPFGVRIQLN is encoded by the coding sequence ATGAGCCAGGACACCTCCGCCATCGAGACCAAGCTCGCCGCGGCGCGCACGCGGCTGATCCTGGACAAGCCCTTCCTGGGCTCGCTGGTCATGCACCTGCCGCTCAAGGCGGCCGACCCCAAGTGGTGCAAGACCACGGCCACCGACGCCCGCGCCTTCTACTACAACGCCGACTACATCGCCCGGCTCACTCTGGAGCAGACCCAGTTCGTGCTGGCGCACGAGGCCATGCATTGCGCCCTGTCGCACTTCGCCCGGCGCAACCACCGGCAGAAGCACCGCTGGGATGTCGCCTGCGACTACGCGGTGAACATGATCCTCGACGACGAGCGCATGCCGCCGCCGGATGAGGCGTTGATGAACGCCGCCTACCGTGGCCTCACCGCGGAGGAGATCTATCCGCTGCTGCATGAGGACCCGCCGGAAGAGACGATGGACCAGCATCTGTTCGACCAGGAGAACGACACCCCGCCACAGAGCGAGGGCGAGCCGGAAGGACGCGACACCGGCGCGGGCGAGCCGCGCGAGGCGCAGTCGGGCGAGACCGAGGGCGAGCAGGACACCGGGAGCCAGGGCGGCAGCCAGGGCCGGGACAAGAACGACCAGCCGGGCCAGGGCCAGCAGGCCCAAGCCCAGGAAAGCCAGGACAGCGGCGAGGCGCAGAGTGATCTTCAGGAGCAGCCACCGCCGCCGCCCATGGACCCGGACAAGCTGTCCGAGCAGTGGAAGAGCCGGCTCGCCGCCGCCGCCCAGGCCGCGCGCCAGGCCGGCAAGCTGTCGGCTTCGCTCATGCGTTTCGTCGACAACCTGCTGGCGCCGCAATTGCCCTGGCGCGCCTTGCTCGCCCGCTACATGATGAACGCCGCGCGCGACGACTACAGCTTCCAGCGCACCTCGCGCCGCGAAGGCGAGGCCCTGATGCCGCGGCTCTACAGCCAGAGCGTCAACGTCGTGGTCGCGCTCGACACCAGCGGCTCGGTCACCGACGAGGAGCTGCGCGAATTCCTCGCCGAGATCGACGCGCTCAAGGGCCAGGTGCGGGCCGAGATCACCCTGCACGCCTGCGACGACAAGCTGGCCGAGGCCGGCCCCTGGCGCTATGCCATGTGGGAGCCGGTCACCCTGCCGGCCGAGGTGGCCGGCGGCGGCGGCACCGACTTCCGCCCCGTGTTCGACTGGGTCAACCGCGACCGGCTGAGCCCCGACCTGCTGGTGTACTTCACCGACGCCGAGGGGGCGTTCCCCGAGCAGGCGCCGCCATATCCCGTGGTCTGGCTGGTCAAGGGCAAGGCCCCGGTGCCGTTCGGCGTGCGCATCCAGCTCAATTGA